One region of Acanthopagrus latus isolate v.2019 chromosome 24, fAcaLat1.1, whole genome shotgun sequence genomic DNA includes:
- the scn1lab gene encoding sodium channel, voltage-gated, type I like, alpha b isoform X4 produces MILTVFCLSVFALIGLQLFMGNLRQKCVRLPVSTNGTNGTNITADDMPFFNSTTFTLNATESPFNWTEYISDDNNYYYLPGRRDALLCGNGSGAGLCPEGFICIKAGRNPDYGYTSFDTFSWAFLSLFRLMTQDYWENLYQQTLRAAGKPYMIFFVLVIFLGSFYLVNLILAVVAMAYDEQNQATIEEAQQKEEEFQAMLEQLKRQQEEAQVAAAAATESGEYSGRGGPTSESSSGTSKLSSKSAKERRNRRKKRKQREEEEERGARDKFHKSESEDSIKRSSFRFSIDANRLSYEKRCSSPNQSLLSIRGSLFSPRRNSRASLFSFRGRARDMGSENDFADDEHSTFEESDSRRGSLFLPRRLERRCSAISQTSLGAPRIMLPANGKMHCSVDCNGVVSLVGGTSVTTSPVGLLLPEGTTTDTELKKRRSGFHQPSMDYLDEPGGRQRAMSVASILTNTMEELEESRQKCPPCWYRFANTALIWDCCPAWLKIKEVVNSVVMDPFVDLAITICIVLNTLFMAMEHYPMTTEFANVLSVGNLVFTGIFTAEMCFKIIALDPYYYFQEGWNVFDGIIVSLSLIELGLANVEGLSVLRSFRLLRVFKLAKSWPTLNMLIKIIGNSVGALGNLTLVLAIIVFIFAVVGMQLFGKSYKECVCKISDDCQLPRWHMHDFFHSFLIVFRVLCGEWIETMWDCMEVAGQSMCLIVFMMVMVIGNLVVLNLFLALLLSSFSADNLAATDDDSEMNNLQIAVGRIQRGIAFVKTTVRHFLQSLCFSGGGKGSGLAEESKPLDELHSNGKGNCISNHTSVEITKDPSGVYMTEGNGRPGGGLVVGVVVGGDTTGKYPMEECDYMSFIHNPSLTVTVPIAVGESDFENLNTEDFSSDSSDVEGSKEKLDAEPQRLSSSEGSTVDIRPPGDGVDSVELEPEESLDPEACFTEGCVRRFQCCQINEEGANYKSWWNLRKTCFIIVEHNWFESFIIFMILLSSGALAFEDIYIEQRRTIKTVLEYADKVFTYIFILEMLLKWVAYGFVKYFTNAWCWLDFLIVDVSLVSLVANALGYSELTAIKSLRTLRALRPLRALSRFEGMRVVVNALLGAIPSIMNVLLVCLIFWLIFSIMGVNLFAGKYYYCVNTTNDEVFPISVVNNMTECLNLINDSARWKNVKINFDNVGAGYLALLQVATFKGWMDIMYAAVDSRDLEEQPEYEVNLYMYLYFVIFIIFGSFFTLNLFIGVIIDNFNQQKKKFGGQDIFMTEEQKKYYNAMKKLGSKKPQKPIPRPTNAFQGCVFDCITKQAFDIVIMILICLNMVTMMVETDDQTSEMDNILYWINLVFIVLFTGECVLKMISLRHYYFTIGWNIFDFVVVILSIVGMFLSEVIEKYFVSPTLFRVIRLARIGRILRLIKGAKGIRTLLFALMMSLPALFNIGLLLFLVMFIYAIFGMSNFAYVKREAGIDDMFNFETFGNSMICLFQITTSAGWDGLLAPILNKREPDCDSQMEHPGNYYKGNCGNPSVGIFFFVSYIIICFLIVVNMYIAVILENFSVATEESAEPLSEDDFEMFYEVWERFDPDATQFMEYSKLSDFADALDPPLRMPKPNMIQLISMDLPMVSGERIHCLDILFAFTKRVLGEGGEMDVLRGQMEERFMASNPSKVSYEPITTTLRRKQEDMSAIIIQRAFRRYMIRLAMKKASALYKEKLKEGIRDPDKDVMVISKFTENSTSDKMDMTPSTASPPSYNSVTKSDKDKYEKENREKENKGKDLKDRKK; encoded by the exons GCTCTGTCCAGAGGGCTTCATATGCATAAAAGCTGGTCGTAATCCAGACTATGGCTACACCAGCTTCGACACCTTCAGCTGGGcgttcctctctctgttccgACTAATGACGCAGGACTACTGGGAAAACCTCTACCAGCAG ACTTTGCGTGCAGCAGGAAAACCCTACATGATCTTCTTTGTGCTGGTGATCTTCCTGGGCTCCTTCTACCTGGTCAACCTGATCTTGGCTGTTGTGGCCATGGCTTATGACGAGCAGAACCAGGCAACCATCGAGGAGGCccagcagaaggaggaggagttccAGGCCatgctggagcagctgaagagacagcaggaggaggctcaG GTTGCCGCGGCAGCAGCCACGGAGAGCGGAGAGTACAGCGGGAGAGGGGGCCCCACCTCTGAGTCCTCCTCGGGGACGTCGAAGCTCAGCTCGAAAAGTGCCAAGGAACGACGCAACAGGCgcaagaagaggaagcagagggaggaggaggaggagaggggggcaAGGGACAAGTTCCACAAGTCTGAGTCTGAGGACAGCATCAAGAGGTCCAGCTTTCGCTTCTCTATCGATGCCAACAGGCTCTCCTATGAGAAGAGATGCTCCTCACCCAACCAG TCTCTCCTCAGTATCCGTGGATCCCTCTTCTCACCTCGGAGGAACAGTCGAGCGAGCCTGTTCAGCTTCCGAGGCCGTGCGCGAGACATGGGCTCTGAGAACGACTTCGCCGACGACGAGCACAGCACCTTCGAGGAGAGCGACAGCCGCCGGGGCTCCCTGTTCTTGCCACGCCGCCTCGAGCGCCGCTGCAGCGCCATCAGCCAGACCAGCCTCGGGGCGCCAAGGATCATGCTGCCCGCCAACGGCAAGATGCACTGCTCCGTAGACTGCAATGGTGTGGTGTCGCTGGTCGGTGGGACTTCAGTAACAACCTCCCCTGTAGGTCTCCTGCTGCCTGAG GGGACAACCACTGATACTGAGCTTAAGAAACGGAGGTCAGGTTTTCACCAGCCATCCATGGATTATTTAGATGAACCAGGGGGCAGGCAGAGAGCAATGAGTGTGGCCAGTATACTCACCAACACCATGGAAG AGCTTGAAGAGTCGAGACAGAAATGCCCCCCTTGCTGGTATAGATTTGCCAACACCGCTCTGATCTGGGACTGTTGCCCAGCATGGCTGAAAATCAAGGAGGTAGTCAACAGTGTGGTCATGGACCCATTTGTGGATCTGGCTATCACCATTTGTATCGTCCTCAACACCCTTTTCATGGCCATGGAGCATTACCCCATGACTACAGAGTTTGCTAACGTCCTCTCAGTTGGAAACCTG GTGTTCACGGGCATCTTCACAGCAGAGATGTGCTTTAAGATCATCGCCCTGGATCCCTACTACTACTTCCAGGAGGGTTGGAACGTCTTTGACGGCATCATTGTCAGTCTGAGTCTGATAGAGCTCGGCTTGGCCAACGTGGAAGGCCTCTCTGTGCTCAGGTCCTTCAGATTG CTGAGGGTCTTCAAACTGGCCAAGTCCTGGCCCACTCTGAACATGCTGATCAAGATCATTGGTAACTCAGTTGGCGCTCTGGGGAACTTGACTCTGGTGCTGGCCATCATCGTGTTCATCTTCGCCGTGGTGGGCATGCAGCTGTTTGGGAAGAGCTacaaggagtgtgtgtgtaagatcTCCGATGACTGTCAGCTGCCTCGCTGGCACATGCACGACTTCTTCCACTCCTTCCTCATCGTGTTCCGGGTGCTGTGCGGAGAATGGATCGAGACCATGTGGGACTGCATGGAGGTGGCCGGGCAGAGCATGTGCCTGATCGTCTTCATGATGGTTATGGTCATTGGAAACCTGGTG GTTCTGAACCTGTTCCTGGCTCTCCTTCTGAGCTCATTCAGCGCTGACAACCTGGCAGCAACAGACGATGACAGTGAGATGAACAACCTGCAGATCGCAGTTGGCCGGATCCAGCGAGGCATCGCATTCGTCAAAACAACTGTGCGGCATTTCCTCCAGAGCCTCTGCTTTAGTGGGGGTGGTAAGGGCTCCGGTCTGGCTGAGGAGAGCAAACCTCTGGATGAGCTGCACAGCAACGGCAAGGGCAACTGCATCTCCAACCACACTTCAGTGGAGATCACCAAAGACCCGAGTGGGGTGTACATGACAGAAGGCAATGGACGGCCAGGAGGGGGGCTGGTAGTTGGGGTCGTGGTTGGTGGGGACACTACGGGGAAGTACCCAATGGAGGAATGTGACTACATGTCATTTATTCATAACCCCAGCCTGACAGTCACGGTGCCTATCGCTGTGGGCGAGTCGGACTTTGAAAACCTAAACACAGAAGATTTCAGCAGTGACTCGTCGGATGTGGAGGGCAGCAAAGAG AAGCTTGATGCAGAGCCCCAGCGTCTGAGTTCATCCGAGGGGAGCACAGTTGATATTCGGCCCCCAGGAGATGGGGTGGATTCAGTGGAGCTTGAGCCAGAAGAGTCACTCGACCCAGAGGCCTGCTTCACAGAGG GCTGTGTACGCAGGTTCCAGTGCTGCCAGATCAATGAGGAGGGAGCAAATTATAAGAGCTGGTGGAATCTCAGGAAAACCTGCTTTATCATTGTGGAGCACAACTGGTTTGAATCATTCATCATATTCATGATCCTGCTCAGCAGTGGAGCACTG GCATTTGAGGACATATACATTGAGCAGCGGAGGACCATCAAAACAGTGCTGGAGTACGCAGACAAGGTCTTCACTTACATTTTCATCCTGGAGATGCTGTTGAAGTGGGTGGCATACGGCTTTGTCAAGTACTTCACCAACGCCTGGTGCTGGCTTGACTTCCTCATTGTAGAT GTGTCCCTTGTCAGCCTTGTAGCTAATGCTCTAGGCTACTCTGAGCTCACAGCCATCAAATCTCTGAGGACGCTGAGAGCCCTCCGGCCCCTGAGGGCCCTGTCTCGGTTTGAGGGCATGAGG GTTGTGGTGAACGCTCTGCTGGGGGCCATCCCCTCCATCATGAACGTGCTGTTGGTCTGCCTCATCTTCTGGCTCATCTTCAGCATCATGGGCGTCAACCTGTTCGCAGGGAAGTATTACTACTGTGTCAACACCACCAACGACGAGGTCTTCCCCATCAGTGTCGTCAACAACATGACAGAATGCCTGAATTTGATAAACGACAGCGCCCGCTGGAAGAATGTCAAAATCAACTTTGACAACGTTGGGGCCGGTTATCTGGCTTTGCTGCAAGTG GCCACATTTAAGGGTTGGATGGACATCATGTACGCAGCCGTGGACTCTCGAGAT TTGGAAGAGCAGCCTGAGTATGAAGTCAACTTGTACATGTACCTCTATTtcgtcatcttcatcatcttcggCTCCTTCTTCACCCTCAACCTGTTCATTGGCGTCATCATCGACAACTTCAaccagcagaagaagaag TTTGGAGGTCAGGACATCTTCatgacagaagaacagaagaaataCTACAATGCCATGAAGAAGCTCGGCTCCAAGAAACCACAAAAACCTATACCTCGGCCGACA AATGCATTTCAAGGTTGTGTGTTCGACTGCATCACGAAGCAGGCCTTCGACATCGTGATCATGATCCTCATCTGCCTTAACATGGTGACCATGATGGTGGAGACGGACGACCAGACGTCAGAAATGGACAACATCCTCTACTGGATCAACCTGGTCTTCATCGTGCTCTTCACCGGGGAGTGCGTGCTGAAGATGATCTCGCTGCGTCACTATTACTTCACCATCGGTTGGAATATATTTGACTTTGTGGTGGTGATCCTGTCTATCGTAG GTATGTTTTTGTCTGAAGTTATCGAGAAGTACTTTGTGTCCCCAACGCTGTTCCGAGTGATCCGTCTGGCCAGGATAGGCCGAATCCTTCGCCTTATCAAAGGTGCCAAAGGCATCCGGACGCTTCTCTTCGCCTTGATGATGTCGCTCCCTGCCCTCTTCAACATCggcctcctcctgttcctggTCATGTTCATTTACGCCATCTTTGGCATGTCCAATTTTGCCTATGTGAAGCGCGAGGCAGGAATCGATGACATGTTCAATTTCGAGACGTTCGGGAACAGCAtgatctgtttgtttcagatcaCCACCTCAGCCGGGTGGGACGGCCTGCTGGCGCCCATACTGAACAAGAGGGAGCCGGACTGCGACAGTCAGATGGAGCACCCAGGGAACTATTATAAAGGCAACTGTGGCAACCCGTCAGTGGGcatcttcttctttgtcagCTACATCATCATCTGCTTCCTCATCGTGGTCAACATGTACATCGCTGTCATCTTGGAGAACTTCAGTGTGGCGACGGAGGAAAGCGCCGAGCCGCTGAGCGAGGACGACTTTGAGATGTTCTATGAAGTGTGGGAACGCTTTGACCCCGACGCCACTCAGTTCATGGAGTACAGCAAGCTCTCGGACTTCGCCGACGCTCTGGATCCACCGCTGCGCATGCCCAAGCCGAACATGATCCAGCTCATCTCCATGGACCTGCCAATGGTGAGCGGCGAGCGCATCCACTGCCTCGACATCCTGTTCGCCTTCACTAAGCGAGTGTTGGGCGAAGGCGGCGAAATGGACGTGCTGCGCGGGCAGATGGAGGAGCGCTTCATGGCCTCCAATCCCTCTAAGGTGTCGTACGAGCCCATCACTACCACCCTCCGCCGAAAACAGGAGGACATGTCGGCCATAATCATCCAGAGAGCCTTCCGCCGCTACATGATCCGCCTGGCCATGAAGAAAGCCTCCGCCCTCTATaaggagaagctgaaggaggGCATCCGCGACCCCGACAAGGACGTGATGGTCATCAGCAAGTTCACAGAGAACTCCACCTCGGACAAAATGGACATGACCCCCTCCACGGCCTCCCCGCCCTCCTACAACAGTGTGACGAAATCGGACAAAGACAAATACGagaaagaaaatagagaaaaggaaaacaaagggaaagacttgaaagacagaaagaaatag